The Malus domestica chromosome 13, GDT2T_hap1 genome includes a window with the following:
- the LOC103451518 gene encoding histidine kinase 4 isoform X1 yields MGKEETRRKIKEIGLMLMAGTMKMKSHHSVAVRLNEQMGAKKGYTFVQAHRAWFPKLFLLWVGVMILLGWLTYRYMDADNKVRRVELLGSMCDQRARMLQDQFSVSVNHVHALAILVSTFHYYKNPSAIDQETFAEYTARTAFERPLLSGVAYAQRVLDSDREKFENLHGWTIKTMEREPSPIRDEYAPVIFSQETVSYIESLDMMSGEEDRENILRARATGKAVLTSPFRLLGSHHLGVVLTFPVYKSKLPANPTVEQRIQAAVGYLGGAFDVESLVENLLGQLAGNQAIQVYVYDVTNTSDPLIMYGHQYQDGDTSLLHESKLDFGDPFRRHQMICRYHQTAPMSWTAVNTAFLFFVIGFLVGYILYGAAMHIVKVEDDFREMEELKVRAEAADVAKSQFLATVSHEIRTPMNGILGMLALLLDTALSSTQMDYARTAQACGKALITLINEVLDRAKIDAGKLELEEVPFGIRSILDDVLSLFSEKTRNKGIELAVFVSDKVPEIFMGDPGRFRQIITNLVGNSIKFTERGHIFVKVHLAEPSKVMINRKSETYLNGGPDEGVLTSDGHQFKTLSGCEAANDWNSWDTFKHLVSDEEYRADVDEASEKVTLMVSVEDTGIGIPLGAQECVFMPFMQADSSTSRHYGGTGIGLSISKCLVELMGGQIKFVSRPHIGSTFSFTANFRRCKKNAFSDMKKPNPEDLPSSLRGLRAIVVDRKLVRAAVTKYHLKRLGILVEVASSIKMAVASCGRNGSVASGNSIQPDIVLVEKDSWISGEEHDLNAQKLDWKQNDHAFKLPKMILLATKNLSQAESDNVRAAGFADTVIMKPLRASMVAACLQEVLGIGKKRQPGRVVPNGSNVLQSLLCGKKILVVDDNLVNRRVAAGALKKFGANVECVDSGKAALALLQLPHNFDACFMDIQMPEMDGFEATRRIRQMESKANVEMNGGFEGLTTKGDWHLPVLAMTADVIHATYDECLKCGMDGYVSKPFEEENLYQAVAKFFKT; encoded by the exons ATGGGTAAAGAGGAAACAAGAAGGAAAATCAAAGAAATTGGTTTAATGCTGATGGCTGGGACGATGAAGATGAAGAGCCACCACTCGGTGGCTGTGAGGTTGAATGAGCAAATGGGGGCCAAAAAAGGCTACACCTTTGTGCAGGCTCACAGGGCTTGGTTCCCAAAACTTTTCCTTCTTTGGGTTGGTGTGATGATTCTCTTGGGCTGGTTAACCTACAGATACATGGATGCTGATAACAAAGTGAGAAGGGTAGAACTTCTTGGTAGTATGTGTGATCAGAGGGCAAGAATGCTGCAGGATCAGTTCAGTGTTAGTGTTAATCATGTGCATGCCCTTGCAATCCTTGTTTCCACCTTCCATTACTACAAGAACCCTTCAGCAATTGATCAG GAAACGTTTGCTGAATACACTGCCAGAACCGCCTTCGAGAGGCCTCTTTTAAGTGGGGTGGCCTATGCACAAAGAGTGCTTGATTCGGATAGGGAAAAGTTCGAAAACCTACATGGTTGGACAATAAAGACAATGGAGAGGGAACCATCGCCCATCCGAGATGAGTATGCGCCTGTAATTTTTTCGCAGGAAACCGTCTCTTACATTGAGTCACTTGATATGATGTCTGGGGAG GAGGACAGAGAAAACATTTTGAGGGCCAGAGCTACTGGAAAAGCTGTTCTGACAAGTCCATTTAGGCTGCTGGGTTCTCATCATCTTGGTGTTGTATTGACTTTCCCTGTTTACAAATCGAAGCTCCCTGCAAACCCAACTGTGGAGCAGCGCATTCAGGCGGCTGTTGG GTACCTTGGTGGTGCCTTTGATGTTGAGTCCCTGGTGGAGAATTTGCTTGGACAACTTGCTGGGAATCAAGCCATTCAGGTTTATGTGTATGATGTTACAAACACTTCTGATCCCCTAATCATGTATGGTCACCAATATCAAGATGGTGACACATCTCTTCTGCATGAAAGCAAGCTGGATTTTGGAGATCCATTCCGAAGGCATCAGATGATATGTAG ATATCATCAGACGGCACCTATGTCATGGACAGCGGTTAACACTGCATTCTTGTTCTTTGTGATTGGTTTTTTGGTTGGCTATATCTTATATGGAGCAGCAATGCACATTGTTAAAGTTGAGGATGATTTCCGTGAAATGGAGGAACTAAAAGTTCGAGCAGAAGCTGCTGATGTTGCCAAGTCCCAG TTTCTTGCTACTGTTTCTCATGAAATAAGAACGCCCATGAATGGAATCCTAG GAATGCTTGCCTTGCTTTTAGATACAGCTTTAAGTTCGACCCAGATGGATTATGCTCGAACTGCTCAAGCTTGTGGAAAGGCATTGATAACATTAATTAATGAGGTGCTTGACCGTGCGAAGATAGACGCTGGCAAGTTAGAGCTGGAAGAAGTTCCATTTGGCATTCGGTCGATACTAGATGATGTCCTATctttattttctgaaaaaacTAGAAATAAGGGTATAGAG CTGGCAGTATTTGTTTCCGATAAAGTCCCAGAAATTTTTATGGGAGATCCAGGGAGATTCAGACAGATAATTACAAATCTAGTGGGTAACTCTATTAAA TTCACTGAACGAGGACATATATTTGTCAAAGTCCATCTAGCTGAGCCCTCAAAGGTGATGATAAATAGGAAGTCAGAGACTTACTTGAACGGAGGACCAGATGAAGGTGTGCTGACATCCGATGGCCATCAATTTAAAACTTTAAGTGGGTGTGAAGCAGCTAATGACTGGAATAGTTGGGATACGTTTAAGCATCTGGTGTCTGATGAAGAATACAGAGCTGATGTTGATGAAGCTTCTGAGAAGGTCACGTTGATGGTTTCTGTGGAGGATACAGGGATTGGTATACCATTAGGTGCGCAGGAATGTGTTTTTATGCCCTTCATGCAGGCAGACAGTTCAACTTCTAGACATTATGGAGGAACTGGTATTGGCTTGAGCATCAGTAAGTGTCTGGTTGAACTGATGGGTGGTCAGATAAAATTCGTAAGTCGACCACACATTGGGAGTACATTTTCTTTCACCGCTAATTTTAGGAGGTGCAAGAAAAATGCATTTAGTGACATGAAAAAACCTAATCCTGAGGATCTACCTTCTAGTTTGAGAGGATTGCGAGCAATAGTAGTTGATAGAAAACTTGTGAGAGCTGCTGTAACCAAATACCACTTGAAGAGACTTGGAATCCTTGTGGAAGTTGCGAGCAGCATCAAGATGGCCGTTGCTTCATGTGGAAGAAATGGTTCTGTGGCATCCGG GAATAGTATCCAGCCAGATATAGTTCTAGTTGAGAAGGATTCATGGATTTCTGGTGAAGAACATGATCTTAATGCGCAGAAATTGGATTGGAAACAGAACGATCATGCATTTAAGCTGCCAAAAATGATTCTTCTTGCAACCAAAAATCTTAGTCAAGCTGAATCTGATAATGTAAGGGCAGCAGGTTTTGCGGATACTGTAATCATGAAACCTTTGAGGGCTAGTATGGTGGCTGCGTGTCTTCAAGAGGTCCTGGGCATAGGAAAGAAGAGGCAACCAGGGAGAGTGGTGCCGAATGGATCTAACGTTCTCCAAAGTCTGCTCTGTGGGAAGAAAATTTTGGTGGTTGATGACAATTTGGTAAACAGGAGAGTTGCTGCAGGTGCACTAAAGAAGTTTGGAGCTAATGTAGAGTGTGTTGATAGTGGCAAAGCTGCATTGGCGTTGCTTCAATTACCGCACAATTTTGATGCTTGCTTCATGGATATTCAAATGCCTGAAATGGATGG GTTTGAGGCAACTCGCAGAATCCGGCAGATGGAGAGCAAGGCAAATGTTGAGATGAATGGAGGATTTGAAGGACTAACAACAAAGGGTGACTGGCATTTGCCTGTGTTAGCTATGACAGCGGACGTTATTCATGCCACCTATGATGAGTGCCTAAAGTGTGGGATGGATGGATACGTCTCAAAGCCCTTCGAGGAAGAGAATCTCTATCAAGCAGTGGCCAAGTTCTTCAAAACTTAA
- the LOC103451518 gene encoding histidine kinase 4 (The RefSeq protein has 6 substitutions compared to this genomic sequence): MGKEETRRKIKEIGLMLMAGKMKMKSHHSVAVRLNEQMGAKKGYTFVQAHRAWFPKLFLLWVGVMILLGWLTYRYMDADNKVRRVELLGSMCDQRARMLQDQFSVSVNHVHALAILVSTFHYYKNPSAIDQETFAEYTARTAFERPLLSGVAYAQRVRDSDREKFENLHGWTIKTMEREPSPIRDEYAPVIFSQETVSYIESLDMMSGEEDRENILRARATGKAVLTSPFRLLGSHHLGVVLTFPVYKSKLPANPTVEQRIQAAVGYLGGAFDVESLVENLLGQLAGNQAIQVYVYDVTNTSDPLIMYGHQYQDGDTSLLHESKLDFGDPFRRHQMICRYHQTAPMSWTAVNTAFLFFVIGFLVGYILYGAAMHIVKVEDDFREMEELKVRAEAADVAKSQFLATVSHEIRTPMNGILGMLALLLDTALSSTQMDYARTAQACGKALITLINEVLDRAKIDAGKLELEEVPFGIRSILDDVLSLFSEKTRNKGIELAVFVSDKVPEIFMGDPGRFRQIITNLVGNSIKFTERGHIFVKVHLAEPSKVMINGKSETYLNGGPDEGVLTSDGHQFKTLSGCEAANDWNSWDTFKHLVSDEEYRADVDEASEKVTLMVSVEDTGIGIPLGAQERVFMPFMQADSSTSRHYGGTGIGLSISKCLVELMGGQIKFVSRPHIGSTFSFTANFRRCKKNAFSDMKKPNPEDLPSSLRGLRAIVVDRKLVRAAVTKYHLKRLGIVVEVASSIKMAVASCGRNGSVASGNSIQPDIVLVEKDSWISGEEHDLNAQKLDWKQNGHAFKLPKMILLATKNLSQAESDNVRAAGFADTVIMKPLRASMVAACLQEVLGIGKKRQPGRVVPNGSNVLQSLLCGKKILVVDDNLVNRRVAAGALKKFGANVECVDSGKAALALLQLPHNFDACFMDIQMPEMDGFEATRRIRQMESKANVEMNGGFEGLTTKGDWHLPVLAMTADVIHATYDECLKCGMDGYVSKPFEEENLYQAVAKFFKT; the protein is encoded by the exons ATGGGTAAAGAGGAAACAAGAAGGAAAATCAAAGAAATTGGTTTAATGCTGATGGCTGGGACGATGAAGATGAAGAGCCACCACTCGGTGGCTGTGAGGTTGAATGAGCAAATGGGGGCCAAAAAAGGCTACACCTTTGTGCAGGCTCACAGGGCTTGGTTCCCAAAACTTTTCCTTCTTTGGGTTGGTGTGATGATTCTCTTGGGCTGGTTAACCTACAGATACATGGATGCTGATAACAAAGTGAGAAGGGTAGAACTTCTTGGTAGTATGTGTGATCAGAGGGCAAGAATGCTGCAGGATCAGTTCAGTGTTAGTGTTAATCATGTGCATGCCCTTGCAATCCTTGTTTCCACCTTCCATTACTACAAGAACCCTTCAGCAATTGATCAG GAAACGTTTGCTGAATACACTGCCAGAACCGCCTTCGAGAGGCCTCTTTTAAGTGGGGTGGCCTATGCACAAAGAGTGCTTGATTCGGATAGGGAAAAGTTCGAAAACCTACATGGTTGGACAATAAAGACAATGGAGAGGGAACCATCGCCCATCCGAGATGAGTATGCGCCTGTAATTTTTTCGCAGGAAACCGTCTCTTACATTGAGTCACTTGATATGATGTCTGGGGAG GAGGACAGAGAAAACATTTTGAGGGCCAGAGCTACTGGAAAAGCTGTTCTGACAAGTCCATTTAGGCTGCTGGGTTCTCATCATCTTGGTGTTGTATTGACTTTCCCTGTTTACAAATCGAAGCTCCCTGCAAACCCAACTGTGGAGCAGCGCATTCAGGCGGCTGTTGG GTACCTTGGTGGTGCCTTTGATGTTGAGTCCCTGGTGGAGAATTTGCTTGGACAACTTGCTGGGAATCAAGCCATTCAGGTTTATGTGTATGATGTTACAAACACTTCTGATCCCCTAATCATGTATGGTCACCAATATCAAGATGGTGACACATCTCTTCTGCATGAAAGCAAGCTGGATTTTGGAGATCCATTCCGAAGGCATCAGATGATATGTAG ATATCATCAGACGGCACCTATGTCATGGACAGCGGTTAACACTGCATTCTTGTTCTTTGTGATTGGTTTTTTGGTTGGCTATATCTTATATGGAGCAGCAATGCACATTGTTAAAGTTGAGGATGATTTCCGTGAAATGGAGGAACTAAAAGTTCGAGCAGAAGCTGCTGATGTTGCCAAGTCCCAG TTTCTTGCTACTGTTTCTCATGAAATAAGAACGCCCATGAATGGAATCCTAG GAATGCTTGCCTTGCTTTTAGATACAGCTTTAAGTTCGACCCAGATGGATTATGCTCGAACTGCTCAAGCTTGTGGAAAGGCATTGATAACATTAATTAATGAGGTGCTTGACCGTGCGAAGATAGACGCTGGCAAGTTAGAGCTGGAAGAAGTTCCATTTGGCATTCGGTCGATACTAGATGATGTCCTATctttattttctgaaaaaacTAGAAATAAGGGTATAGAG CTGGCAGTATTTGTTTCCGATAAAGTCCCAGAAATTTTTATGGGAGATCCAGGGAGATTCAGACAGATAATTACAAATCTAGTGGGTAACTCTATTAAA TTCACTGAACGAGGACATATATTTGTCAAAGTCCATCTAGCTGAGCCCTCAAAGGTGATGATAAATAGGAAGTCAGAGACTTACTTGAACGGAGGACCAGATGAAGGTGTGCTGACATCCGATGGCCATCAATTTAAAACTTTAAGTGGGTGTGAAGCAGCTAATGACTGGAATAGTTGGGATACGTTTAAGCATCTGGTGTCTGATGAAGAATACAGAGCTGATGTTGATGAAGCTTCTGAGAAGGTCACGTTGATGGTTTCTGTGGAGGATACAGGGATTGGTATACCATTAGGTGCGCAGGAATGTGTTTTTATGCCCTTCATGCAGGCAGACAGTTCAACTTCTAGACATTATGGAGGAACTGGTATTGGCTTGAGCATCAGTAAGTGTCTGGTTGAACTGATGGGTGGTCAGATAAAATTCGTAAGTCGACCACACATTGGGAGTACATTTTCTTTCACCGCTAATTTTAGGAGGTGCAAGAAAAATGCATTTAGTGACATGAAAAAACCTAATCCTGAGGATCTACCTTCTAGTTTGAGAGGATTGCGAGCAATAGTAGTTGATAGAAAACTTGTGAGAGCTGCTGTAACCAAATACCACTTGAAGAGACTTGGAATCCTTGTGGAAGTTGCGAGCAGCATCAAGATGGCCGTTGCTTCATGTGGAAGAAATGGTTCTGTGGCATCCGG GAATAGTATCCAGCCAGATATAGTTCTAGTTGAGAAGGATTCATGGATTTCTGGTGAAGAACATGATCTTAATGCGCAGAAATTGGATTGGAAACAGAACGATCATGCATTTAAGCTGCCAAAAATGATTCTTCTTGCAACCAAAAATCTTAGTCAAGCTGAATCTGATAATGTAAGGGCAGCAGGTTTTGCGGATACTGTAATCATGAAACCTTTGAGGGCTAGTATGGTGGCTGCGTGTCTTCAAGAGGTCCTGGGCATAGGAAAGAAGAGGCAACCAGGGAGAGTGGTGCCGAATGGATCTAACGTTCTCCAAAGTCTGCTCTGTGGGAAGAAAATTTTGGTGGTTGATGACAATTTGGTAAACAGGAGAGTTGCTGCAGGTGCACTAAAGAAGTTTGGAGCTAATGTAGAGTGTGTTGATAGTGGCAAAGCTGCATTGGCGTTGCTTCAATTACCGCACAATTTTGATGCTTGCTTCATGGATATTCAAATGCCTGAAATGGATGG GTTTGAGGCAACTCGCAGAATCCGGCAGATGGAGAGCAAGGCAAATGTTGAGATGAATGGAGGATTTGAAGGACTAACAACAAAGGGTGACTGGCATTTGCCTGTGTTAGCTATGACAGCGGACGTTATTCATGCCACCTATGATGAGTGCCTAAAGTGTGGGATGGATGGATACGTCTCAAAGCCCTTCGAGGAAGAGAATCTCTATCAAGCAGTGGCCAAGTTCTTCAAAACTTAA